From Miscanthus floridulus cultivar M001 chromosome 15, ASM1932011v1, whole genome shotgun sequence, the proteins below share one genomic window:
- the LOC136508385 gene encoding uncharacterized protein isoform X1, protein MFLRRLRASAALRRGATDGGVLAAALRAELAHELTFSSPSTPLRFRFEDASGFDAVSDSPRAQDVLLRRRAGSEEVLVSALLAPLRFVEQDPLPRAALMKVFVSKPGATPVLHFDCRASWVGEEERGAADYAINAVRYHSSPGAAGEDEYEGPVFRDLDPRLQAALRECLLARGVNSKLATLILQHLLEKERSQYVTWLMTLEEAFAKDH, encoded by the exons ATGTTCCTGCGGCGGCTAAGAGCCTCCGCCGCCCTCCGCCGCGGCGCGACCGACGGCGGTGTCCTGGCCGCCGCCCTCCGCGCCGAGCTCGCCCACGAGCTCACCTTCTCCTCCCCCTCCACTCCCCTTCGTTTCCGTTTCGAG GACGCGTCCGGCTTCGACGCCGTGTCGGACTCCCCGCGCGCGCAGGACGTGCTCCTGCGCCGCCGGGCCGGTTCCGAGGAGGTCCTCGTGTCGGCGCTGCTCGCCCCGCTGCGGTTCGTAGAGCAGGACCCGCTGCCCAGGGCCGCGCTCATGAAGGTCTTCGTCAGTAAGCCTGGCGCGACGCCCGTCCTGCACTTCGACTGCCGTGCGTCTTGGGTTGGGGAGGAGGAGCGCGGCGCTGCTGACTATGCTATTAACGCTGTCCGGTACCACTCCTCTCCTGGCGCCGCTGGAGAAGACGAGTATGAAGGCCCGGTGTTCAG AGACTTGGATCCTCGGCTACAGGCTGCTTTGCGAGAATGTCTTCTAGCAAGAGGCGTCAACTCCAAACTGGCAACCTTAATTCTCCAACACTTGCTTGAGAAGGAGCGCAGCCAGTACGTGACTTGGCTGATGACATTGGAAGAGGCGTTTGCCAAAGATCATTGA
- the LOC136508385 gene encoding uncharacterized protein isoform X2: MFLRRLRASAALRRGATDGGVLAAALRAELAHELTFSSPSTPLRFRFEDASGFDAVSDSPRAQDVLLRRRAGSEEVLVSALLAPLRFVEQDPLPRAALMKVFVSKPGATPVLHFDCRASWVGEEERGAADYAINAVRYHSSPGAAGEDEYEGPVFRAGLVQAVESYHL, from the exons ATGTTCCTGCGGCGGCTAAGAGCCTCCGCCGCCCTCCGCCGCGGCGCGACCGACGGCGGTGTCCTGGCCGCCGCCCTCCGCGCCGAGCTCGCCCACGAGCTCACCTTCTCCTCCCCCTCCACTCCCCTTCGTTTCCGTTTCGAG GACGCGTCCGGCTTCGACGCCGTGTCGGACTCCCCGCGCGCGCAGGACGTGCTCCTGCGCCGCCGGGCCGGTTCCGAGGAGGTCCTCGTGTCGGCGCTGCTCGCCCCGCTGCGGTTCGTAGAGCAGGACCCGCTGCCCAGGGCCGCGCTCATGAAGGTCTTCGTCAGTAAGCCTGGCGCGACGCCCGTCCTGCACTTCGACTGCCGTGCGTCTTGGGTTGGGGAGGAGGAGCGCGGCGCTGCTGACTATGCTATTAACGCTGTCCGGTACCACTCCTCTCCTGGCGCCGCTGGAGAAGACGAGTATGAAGGCCCGGTGTTCAG ggcgggcctggtgcaagcggtagagtcttaccacctatga
- the LOC136509422 gene encoding probable calcium-transporting ATPase 9, plasma membrane-type, with product MEWLEKNLQKFDLPPKNRSEEALRRWRDAVSVVKNPRRRFRMVADLATRHQNELKRRSTQEKIRVALYVQQAALNFIDGVKNKEYRLTDDIIKAGFSINPDELASITSKHYMKVLKMHGGVDGISTKIRSSFDHGISASDLDTRQTIYGVNRYVEKPARNFWMFVWDALQDMTLIILMVCALISAVVGLASEGWPKGMYDGLGIILSILLVVMVTAISDYRQSLQFKELDNEKKKIFIHVTRDGCRQKISIFDLVVGDIVHLSIGDQVPADGLYVHGYSLLIDESSLSGECEPVYISKDKPFILAGTKVQDGSAKMLVTAVGMRTEWGRLMSTLSEGGEDETPLQVKLNGVATIIGKIGLLFATLTFVVLMVRFLIEKGLTVGLSQWYSTDALTIVNYFATAVTIIVVAVPEGLPLAVTLSLAFAMKKLMNDKALVRHLSACETMGSAGTICTDKTGTLTTNHMVVDKIWISEVSKSLTSNNSLEDLNSAISPATLSLLLQGIFENTSAEVVKDKDGGQTVLGTPTERAILEFGLKLEGHHDAEDRSCTKVKVEPFNSVKKKMAVLVSLPNGKYRWYTKGASEIIVEMCDMMIDGDGNSVPLSEAHRKSVLGTINSFASDALRTLCLAYKEGDDFSDDTDSPTGGFTLISIFGIKDPVRPGVRDAVKACMSAGIIVRMVTGDNINTAKAIAKECGILTDGGIAIEGLEFRNKSPEEMRDLIPKIQVMARSLPLDKHTLVTNLRGMFKEVVAVTGDGTNDAPALHEADIGLAMGIAGTEVAKESADVIVLDDNFATIINVARWGRAVYINIQKFVQFQLTVNIVALVINFVSACITGSAPLTAVQLLWVNMIMDTLGALALATEPPNDDMMKRPPVGRGESFITKVMWRNIIGQSLYQLVVLGVLMFGGERILNLKGADSKSVINTLIFNSFVFCQVFNEINSREMQKINVFRGMFSNWIFIGIVAVTAAFQVVIIEFLGTFASTVPLSWQLWLVSVSLGSISLIVGVILKCIPVKSDGIRASPNGYAPLPSGPDNI from the exons ATGGAGTGGCTGGAGAAGAACCTGCAGAAGTTCGATCTGCCGCCCAAGAACCGCTCCGAGGAGGCCCTGCGCCGATGGCGCGATGCCGTCTCCGTCGTCAAGAACCCGCGCCGCCGCTTCCGCATGGTCGCCGACCTCGCCACGCGCCACCAGAACGAGCTCAAGCGACGATCCACCCAG GAAAAAATCCGGGTCGCCCTCTATGTGCAGCAGGCTGCGCTCAATTTCATCGATG GTGTCAAAAATAAAGAGTACCGGCTAACTGATGATATTATCAAGGCTGGGTTTTCCATCAACCCAGACGAGCTGGCGTCGATCACAAGCAAGCATTATATGAAAGTTTTGAAGATGCATGGCGGGGTAGATGGGATATCCACAAAAATACGTTCGTCATTTGACCATGGCATATCTGCTAGCGACTTGGATACTAGGCAAACCATCTATGGTGTCAATCGCTATGTGGAGAAACCTGCAAGAAATTTCTGGATGTTTGTCTGGGATGCGTTGCAGGACATGACTCTTATCATCCTTATGGTATGTGCTCTGATATCTGCTGTCGTTGGTCTGGCATCTGAAGGTTGGCCCAAGGGCATGTATGATGGCCTGGGAATAATACTCAGCATTCTGTTGGTTGTGATGGTTACTGCTATCAGTGACTACAGGCAGTCGCTTCAGTTCAAGGAGTTAGACAACGAGAAGAAGAAGATATTTATCCATGTAACCAGGGACGGCTGTCGGCAGAAGATCTCGATATTTGACTTGGTAGTTGGTGATATTGTGCACCTATCAATTGGAGACCAAGTGCCTGCTGATGGACTGTATGTTCATGGATATTCTCTTTTGATTGATGAATCCAGCTTGTCAGGCGAGTGCGAACCAGTTTATATTTCTAAAGATAAGCCATTCATCTTGGCAGGAACTAAAGTCCAGGATGGATCAGCTAAGATGCTGGTAACTGCTGTTGGCATGCGCACTGAATGGGGAAGGCTGATGAGCACGTTGAGTGAAGGAGGGGAGGATGAGACACCATTGCAGGTTAAGCTCAACGGAGTTGCAACCATCATCGGGAAAATTGGCCTGCTGTTTGCTACATTAACATTTGTTGTCCTGATGGTTAGATTCCTTATCGAGAAAGGTTTGACAGTTGGTCTGTCCCAGTGGTATTCCACTGATGCATTGACTATAGTAAACTACTTTGCAACAGCAGTCACTATTATTGTTGTTGCTGTCCCTGAAGGGCTGCCTCTAGCTGTTACTTTGAGTCTAGCATTTGCAATGAAAAAGCTAATGAATGATAAAGCACTTGTAAGACATCTTTCAGCATGTGAGACAATGGGATCTGCTGGTACTATATGCACTGATAAAACAGGAACTTTGACTACCAACCATATGGTGGTTGACAAGATATGGATATCTGAGGTTTCAAAGTcacttaccagcaacaacagtttGGAAGATCTGAATTCTGCCATTTCTCCAGCCACATTGAGCCTACTTCTGCAGGGCATTTTTGAGAACACTAGTGCAGAGGTAGTCAAAGACAAGGATGGTGGGCAAACTGTTTTGGGAACCCCGACAGAGAGGGCAATCTTAGAATTTGGATTGAAACTAGAAGGACATCATGATGCTGAAGATAGGAGCTGCACCAAGGTTAAGGTTGAGCCTTTCAATTCAGTTAAGAAGAAAATGGCAGTGCTGGTCTCATTACCCAATGGCAAATACCGTTGGTACACCAAAGGTGCATCAGAAATTATTGTGGAAATGTGTGACATGATGATTGATGGCGATGGAAACAGTGTTCCCTTGTCGGAAGCTCACAGGAAGAGCGTCTTAGGTACTATCAACTCTTTTGCTTCAGATGCTTTAAGAACATTGTGCCTGGCATATAAGGAAGGGGATGATTTCAGTGATGATACAGATAGTCCAACAGGAGGTTTTACTCTAATATCTATTTTTGGCATCAAGGATCCTGTGCGCCCAGGAGTCAGGGATGCTGTTAAGGCCTGTATGTCTGCTGGTATCATAGTACGAATGGTGACCGGTGATAATATCAATACAGCTAAAGCTATAGCCAAAGAGTGTGGAATACTGACTGATGGTGGCATAGCAATAGAAGGACTAGAATTCCGTAACAAAAGCCCAGAGGAGATGCGGGACCTGATACCTAAGATTCAG GTTATGGCTCGTTCTTTACCACTTGACAAGCATACCCTTGTGACAAACTTGCGAGGTATGTTCAAGGAGGTGGTTGCTGTGACAGGCGATGGTACGAATGATGCTCCAGCATTGCATGAAGCAGATATTGGGCTTGCGATGGGCATAGCAGGAACAGAG GTAGCCAAGGAGAGTGCTGATGTGATAGTGCTTGATGATAATTTTGCAACTATAATAAATGTTGCAAGGTGGGGTCGTGCGGTTTACATAAACATTCAGAAGTTTGTGCAGTTTCAGTTGACTGTCAATATTGTTGCTTTGGTCATCAACTTTGTCTCAGCATGCATTACAG GAAGCGCTCCACTCACAGCGGTGCAATTGTTGTGGGTCAATATGATCATGGATACATTAGGAGCTTTAGCTCTAGCAACAGAGCCGCCAAACGATGACATGATGAAGAGGCCGCCTGTTGGGCGAGGAGAGAGTTTCATTACCAAAGTCATGTGGCGAAATATTATTGGGCAAAGTTTATATCAGTTGGTTGTACTTGGAGTTCTCATGTTTGGCGGGGAACGTATTCTGAACCTCAAGGGTGCAGATTCCAAATCTGTTATCAATACACTCATATTCAACTCCTTTGTGTTCTGCCAG GTGTTCAATGAAATAAACAGCAGGGAAATGCAGAAGATCAATGTTTTCCGTGGTATGTTCAGCAACTGGATCTTCATTGGAATCGTAGCTGTGACAGCAGCGTTCCAAGTGGTGATCATCGAATTCCTCGGCACCTTTGCCAGCACCGTTCCACTTAGCTGGCAGCTGTGGCTGGTAAGCGTCAGCCTCGGATCCATCAGCTTGATCGTCGGTGTCATCCTGAAGTGCATACCAGTTAAATCAGATGGAATTCGCGCGAGTCCAAATGGCTACGCACCGCTTCCCAGCGGTCCTGACAACATATAG